Genomic window (Corvus cornix cornix isolate S_Up_H32 chromosome 4A, ASM73873v5, whole genome shotgun sequence):
AAGATGCCACTTTCTAAGGAGCAAGTTCTCCCCCCAACACACTCTTTAAGAGAGACAACTGGCTGAGGAATCTCAccaaaaaaatcactatttGCCATAAttaaagaaaggatttttttagtAGAATGTTTAAATTATCCCAGATTTCTAATGGTATAACAAAAAGCAGATTATATGCTACAGTATGGTGGTTTTCCAGTGCATGGGAGAGAATGGGTGTGTAGCTCTGGGCCATTCCAGTGGGTATCTGTGAGCAAAGCACAAGACCAACTGTACTGTGACTTCAAACCACACAAAAGCCAGAATCACTCCAACTCACGATGTGTTTAGATCTTACAGCTGTCACGAAACAGATCCATTAACAATCTGGACCAAAGTCAGGCTGCCCATCACAGAGGACAAGAGAAAGAAGTGTGATGACATCAATGTCCATGACTCATGATGCGTCAGTGCCCAGCATTGTATCTATTTTATAGCATACATTAATTTCTTAGCTGAAAGCCAAACTGTACAAAATACTGTATggtctttttaaaagaaacttaaaaacacatttttctagAGAAACGTTTCAAAAGCCTGAAGCATGTCTTCTTATAATATCACCATCAGATGTGTAAGCatataaaaattaatcaaatcTTCCTAGTGTTTGGTAGTAGGAAATGCTCAGCTTCCTAATACATCAAATTAAGCCCACAATGGCATTTCTTCATTGTGTATTTACATACAACAGTCTGACCAAAACTTTTAAGGCTCTTATTtctcataaaagaaaaaaaaggtcacaGTAAAGAAGGGATTAAATGGAGTTAACACAGCTATTGGCAATGCAAAGAAGGATGCTCGTGTCATTTGCTATTGCACAATCTGGGGCATTTCACTCCatgctttggcttttttcttggccagggacagccagggcgGTTCAGCAGGACTGCAGGGTGTCATTGGCAGGTTAGAGGAGTGCCTTGCTTCCTTTTCAACAGCAGGAACCACAGATGCTTCCTGAGAAATAGGTCCAGCTTTACCTGGCAACGAGAAGATACACATCACTCATCAGAAGGCTAGAGAGTTAAAAACTCAATTTCTGccaataatattttcttctctctaaagAAACTGTTTTACACCCCAAAATGCTTGTGACTCACCAATAAGTCAAAGGAATTGTTAACTGGCTATTGCTGGCACTCTCTGGTCCAGCTACAGCAATGGTGAGGAACAGCTATTGCAACAGGAAAATAGATACTAAACAGTGAGTAATGTGTCcattaaaaaatcttttcctcaGTCCAAACAGCAAGTGTCTAAGCCCATATAAATGAaggacatttttcaaaattcttcaaGCATGTGAAGACTATAGTCCCAGTTATTTCTCTAATTCATATTCTTGGTTActatatttcttaatttttcaaacaCTTGATTTCTATTAAAGGGCACAGCAAGGAGTTCCACAGGCAAATTCTGCTCTGCGAGTGCAGGAAAATCTAGGAATAAGATCCCTGAGtatgcaggaaaacagaaacaaaatagcTGCAGGATAAGGATCACCCCAGGCTTGCTGTGGAGTAAAGTTTATGTTTTCCAATACTGAGAATacttaaagtttttttttagttttcactGCCAACACAAATATTGCTCCAgcaatattattaaatattaggTAGGAATCAAACCAGTGCTTTATGTACTTTCACTTGTAAGCTGTGATGGTGGGATTCTGATGGTACTAGGTGTTCCTCTTGATGCAGCCTAACAGACGCCTGTCATACTCACAAAGGATGTAGGAATACAGATAATGCTTCTTTTATGGCTTTGAGTTCCTACTTAGAAAAGCACTACTCCATTCATCTTGtttgaaatttttcaaaattagtgGCTAAGCCATGTTAAGTACAAGAAGCTTGATCTTGCTtgcactgaaatcaatggaaaatATCCATCAGCTCCATCATTCACTCTCCTGAGCAGAGCTAAAGTAGTTCCCTACTTTCACTCAGGAGGTCTCTGGTCTTTTAGAAGTTCTGGCTGGTTGGTAATTCTTGCAGGAGGCAAACTGTCCTTAGGAATACTGGAGGAAGTATACTGTCCATTAAACAGGCTGCAGCTCTATATACACAGGAAATTTTCAGAAGTATCTAAGATGAGATAGGAATTCAAGTATTActgaaattttgattttgaaaattaatttccacatTTTAGGAGAGAACCTTCTTCGTAATAAGCACAACAATCCAAATAAATATCTCCTCTGGGTATTAACTCTACATCCCTTCCACCACCAGCACTTTCAACGAGACAAAGTCTTGACTGGGCTACTGGGAACCAAATCAAGGAAGAGGTGAGTTTACATTTGGGATTCCAAATTTCCTACTCATGTGTAGACAGTGCTGAACATTTCCTAAACAATAGGGCCTGGctttctgagcagcagaagagcagtGTTTTCCTTAAACACCAGCACTAGTCAGAGCTTTTTGTGATGCTCAAGTCGTGGGACACCAGAATATGCCTATAAATGCTACCTCTGGAGGCGAAGAAACAGTCATTGGATGTCAGGAAACTTCCCCAGTTATGGGGAAGAGGTAATATACAAAAACTTGTAATTCTGCTGCAAGCACCACAAAGACTGCAAGTTCTAGTCAGTGAGTAGCAGAGTGGTTTGTGAAGTTCTGAATTTTGACCAAAGGCTGCCGAGCTTCCAAGGTTAGGATGATGCAACATATAGAAATCAGCCTTTCAAAGGAAGACCTCATCTGAGCAAAAATCTTGGCCTGTTTATGTTTCATCTCTCACTTTGCACCTAAAACCATGAGACACGCAACAGAATCCTTTTTAAAAGTTACGGTATTTTAAtcacacacagatacacaaaGTTAGCTGCAACTGACATCAGAGCCTCTGCGTTGGTGCAAACATACTGAGCCAGCCACCTACTATAGTAAGGGAGAAAGCTAATTTTGTAGAACCTGTAAATTCAGAAATGGTTAACAGCTCTAGCAATAACTACTACAGGGAACAGCACAGTGGTACTCCCAAATACCTCTTGTACAACAACTCTGGGCATTGCTGGACTGCACAGGGAAAGGGGCCAGGTGCATGGGTTCTCTCTAGACAGCATCTCTTACTGTGTCAGCTACAGGAATCTGCAATGGAAAAGCCACAGCTCTGGCACAGTGGCGCATTTCTTACCTACTTAGGCAGTATCTGCCATCAATAGCTTTCAGCCAGCACAATATGCTTTTACAGCTGAAGGACTGGCTTATCTGTATCTAGCTGGACCGTGTCTCTGAGGTTTGGCACCACACTGAGTAAGCAGGGAGGGATAAGATGCAGCCCAGCAGAAGCCTTGGGAGAGATAATGTGAGTCACTAAGTCTGAGTCACACTCTTCCCCCTGCATCTTTAATATAGAGAAACACAGCTAAGTGTTCAGAAGAGGGGCCATCCAGCCTCTGTGTTCACCTGAGGGTGAAACTGACTCTACCTAAATTATTCTTGATATGTGTTTATCTATTCAACACATGTGGCCATGGAAACTGCACACTCTCCATATGCAAGCCATGCTCTTCTGCACCTCACTGCTCTTATTGTTAGAAAGTATTTCCTAACATCTAAGCTAAACATCCCTTGGTGCATTTTAAGTTCATGCCGACCATAAAGACTAGTCTTGTCCTCTGCAGAAAATTTAGTTGTCTTTTCTAGACTAAACAACCCCAATCCTATCAGTATTTCCTGGCTGACTGGAGATTTAGAAGACCTGACCttttttgctgctctcttctGGACACTCTCCAACTTCAACTGCTATTCTTTAGTTTTGACCTTGGCCAGTAATAGATCACCAAACTGTTTATATGCCATTTCATGAACTGGCAGTGGAGATAAGAGTTCCTCACTTGCTTTCTCTGCTGAGTGAACAAGCCATTATGTTGCCTCATACACACACTGTAGTCTGAATAGGCCTTACATAAAGTGTGCTGATTATaaaaatggtgtttttcttccccatcaCCTGCCACCCACACCACTTACTGGTGCAAACTGTAGCCActatgtaaagaaaaagaatacctgctgctgcagacacacCGGtcttcatttgtgttttcttgtcCTGAGAGCTGGAAGGCATATTCTTCTTCAGTGTGTTCTCACTAATGCAGAACTCTTGCTACAGCatgaggagagaagaaaagaatgcaACTAACTaccagccatgggcactcatAAAGCTCCCCCTGGCAACCTCTCAAACCTGGCTGTGGAAATGCAGCAAAAGCCAGGCAAGGACGGCTGGGAACAtcctgtgggagggagggagaaggcagTGAGGAACCTAATGCAACCCAAAGCAGCTCTTGGGCTACATAAATATGCTCTGGGCAATAAGAAAGCTCTGAGAAAGTTCAGGTTTGAGCAGTGCAAAGGAACATATAGGATGATCCAGCTCTGAAACTAATCCCTGTGACAGTGTAGTCACTGGCATTTGCACACTTGCATCAGTTGTCTGTCTCAGTGTTTTAGAGGCCAGGCCTGCAAAGCTCTCTTTGTGCTCACAACACACCTCCCTTGAGGACAATCTTGAACAGTTTGCAAAGTACCCAGGTGACCTGTGAATCCTGGGGCAGGATTCACACCCATGCAATATTACTTGGTAGTCTACCTCCTCTTGTTCCACTTTGGTCAAAGCTTTGTCTTCATCTTTATGTTCTTTGGCAAGAGGATGGTCCTGGAAACCCTTTTGTTTTAGCTTTGCCATGGAGACCCAGGCTGGTTCAGAAGAAGTAGTTTCCAAATAAGGAGAGACTTTTTCTACAAAAGAAGCATGTTTGAAGTAAAGAAGGGATTTAGGTCAAGTCAGCCTAAAGCTAGTGCTCCACGTTTTAAATCCTTCAGCATCTGTAATACCCTTTGAACATGGTGGAGATAAAATTACCTTTCCTGATGATTTTGTCCTTGGCAGTaactggttttttctgtttattctaGAGTTTTTTgacccagctctgcttctgcctaAGTCAATGGCAGAAGTCCCACCGAGATCACTGTGAACCGGATTTTGCCTTTGAAACAACATCCTTCCACTGCAGATTAAATGAGTACAATAATCACGATTTTTTCATGTAGGCAGTAAAATACAGGCTGCCTtgtcactttttaaatattttaaattaagtcattgttaaaaaaaaataatcacaccTAATTCAACTCCTAGTTAAGGTTTGAGCAGCTGCAGTCTGAATTTTTAACTATAAAACTGCAGcaagttttaaaaagctgtgttAAAACTCCAACTATATGCACAAATACCTCATGGCAGAAATTAAGAGGCCCTTAAGCTATTATTCTGTTGTTATTCTTACTGAAACACACCCTTCATTAAGATAAACCAAGAATTCTCTTGACTGGCCAAATCATCAAGCCAATTAAATTATAATGCTGATGAACTCAAGGCTGAACTTGGTCCTCAGtcaagaggattttttttttttttgtgcccCTCTGCCAAGGCTCTTTACATGACCACTGTTTTCTACAATGTTTGGATACAAATACAGCATAAATACCTGAAGGTTTATGACCATTTTGCTTCTTTGCCACTTCTTCTGATCTTGCCTTAGGAGGATTTTTGTCCTCTTGGAGATCTGGTTTTTTAACAACTGATTTTGTGCTGACAGGAAGGCTTGGAGATGGCTTCCCATTGTCCATCAATTTCTGATCTTCCTTGACTGAAGCAAAAGAAGCAAttggaaaagctgagggaaTCAGCTTTGGAGGCTCTACACAACTTTCATTCTGGTATTTTAGTAAAGATGATGTTCTTCTTAGTCTGACCCCAAATGGGCTCTCCAAGTTCTGTGTTTCATGGTCAGCCCACTCCATAAAAGAATTCAAATGCAGATCTCTGTCCTTACAATCTCGATCAAATCTATCTGAGCTGGTTTTTGCTGATTCCTGCAAAACTGCATCAAAACGTGTGTGCTCTTTTGTCATTCCTTCAAAGAACTCTGGTCTTATGGGGGATGTTGGAGAACTTTTGGAATAAGAATCTTCCTTCGAATTTGAACCCCCTGAGAGAGATCTTTGCCATGCTGGTGCAATGGTAAATCTGACTGGTTTAGCAGAAGCAGTCTTCAGTGgactttttacattttcatctgATGATTGACTGCCTTCTGCTGttcttctgtgagaagctgtaCTGCCTATCTGGTACTCCTTACTGTCAGCATCAGAAGATATATTACTCTTCAAGCCAGACAGACTTGAAGAGGCAAGACACCCAATGGaaagtttttcagaaatgtatgATGTGTTGGCATGTTGACTGCCTTGGTTAACCTTTGAAACAGGAACAgtttctgctttaaaacataCTTCCAATTTACTGCAAGGTACCACACAAACTGCTTTTGAGACAGATGCAGCagtgtctatttttttttctacattgtCCTTGAATAACTGAAATTCCATAATTTCACAAGTTCCTTTGTCATTTTTTGCTACTGAACTCTTTTCAGGCCTCAAAACAGCCACTGTCTTGATGTCAGAACAAGACTCTGAGTCAGCTACTGCAACCTGTGGAGTTCTCAGTGCAGTATCTGAGACAGCATGGTTGGAATGATTCTCAGTAGTACCAAAGCAGAGTTCCTCTTTGCCAGTAAACAGTGGATCCCCCTTTTCCTGGGCTTTAATATTTGGATCCACAGAATTTACTGAGGAAGTCTGTGCAACATCTGGCAATATATCCCTGCCCACTGTTTCCACACCACTGCTAAACAAGTCGACTGCTGGTATGTCTGGAGACACAACAGCTTCTCCTTCGAGTTGTTGCAATTCTGGAAGTGCAGGTACTTCAGCACTGGTACTTTGCTGAAGTACTTTCAATTCATTAGCAGACCCAGCTGCAGAGTACGACACTTTTGCTCTGTGGTGTTCTTCCAGGTTCACTGGAGAAGGCTCAGGCCTCAGAAGGAGTGTGGCTGCTTTGTAGCGATGGTCCACATCAGGAAGGCATCCATTCTCTTGCAGCAAAGCACAGGGGTCTTCTGCCACAAGTGTGGAATCATAAGAGTCACGGGCAGCATCAGTGGGAGTTTCTATACCTGGTATCTCCTTAAAACCACCTCCCTTTGCACAATGTCCCATCTGGGCTGATAATCCTGTATTAAACAGAGGAGAAGAGTGGGTACTTAAAGGTTACAATTCAAACACCATCTGTATGACTAAGTCATTCCAGGTAGTGCAGTCCTTTAACATGAATGCCCCATgtctgggcactgctgactgATAAATAAGCCTGTTCAGAGCCTATTTAGAAATGGGCTGTCCAGGTGAGAAACTAAAAAAGTTTTAGTTTGAACATACTTAATCCAGGGAATGACTGAAAGTTACTGTCTGTTTCAGGTGTACCACATAAGTTGCTGTTCAGCTGTTTCCTGCACATACCCTTAGTTGTAAGACTACTAGCCAGATTTCCCTAGACATTTCTTCATGTGTATGCCTAGAAAAGCCGTCTAAAATGACCTGGAAAATTCTCTCTTGGTAAGTAGCAAAGGAAGATCCAGTGAACACAAGCCAATCAAAGTCACCCGACACACACAACATATAATGCCAAGGTTAAGGTTTTTCTGAGTGTTTAGGAACTCAGCTTCACATTCACTGAGGTCCAGCCAGCTGTGTAGGACAGGTACTTCTGAACATGGTGCTTTCACCTCATGTTTTTCTTAATGCTGCCCTCAAAGTTCACCACTTCAGCATTACTTTATTGAGAATACTTGACTTTTCATCACAACAGTTTAGCAGCCAGGATTGGTTTTATGTTATAGAACCAAAAGATGCCTAGTTTGAGAGGACTTACAATTCAAACAGGTCCTGTCAGTGTTATGCAGAAGAGTTCAAGAACCCAAAATAGCAAAACCTATGGCTTCATTACCTTCCCAGTCACTTTTGTGTTTGTCACTCTCAAGTAATTCTGTtgaatttctcttcctttctggaGTTGCAGGAAGACAtgcttcattttccagctgttccaCCTAAAGAAGTGaagatgttttaattaaagaatcATGCACAAAAATTGTACTTTATACATAtgcatttttacaaatattcaAATCATAAACACAAAACCTCCACCCTGTAATTTACCAACACTGTGGCTATGTACTATTCCAGTTAAGAGCTAGACTTGTAAAAATAGACTTAGGCCTCTTTAAAACTGACATTTAGCTTTTCAAACACCAGGAGTGTCTTTACAAATGAAGCATAACCCACAATTTTGGgctaaataatgaaaacaaaaaattgcacttttcttcagtttccatGATATTGAAGTTTTCAGAGtcttttttggttggttggtggtTGGTGCAAAAGAGGTGTTTTCCCTTCTTCCAATAGAAGAAGTAAAGAAAAGTGgataggagagaaaaaaagaaattaaaatatttaaaataataattaaaaactcacactcatttccttctgctcagTGATTCTTTTCTAGAAAACTCCTACCTGGAGGGGTAGCTGATGCTTGTTGGTAAAGCCTTTCTGTTTCCGAGGGTTGATGGCAATCCTGTGTCTGGCTGCTGAGGTGTCCAGGCAGCCAAGGGGGCTAGCAGGGATGGTAAAATCAACAGGAAGGAAGTTGCTGCCCTGTGAAATGGGGGTCCCCAGAGTGGCAGAGGATAAAGGACTGATGGGCCTGGAGGAAGCTCCAGAAGGTAGCTGTAAAACACAAAGACAATTCTATATATATTTTGCTTTACTTCCCTATATCTCTGGAACAGTTCCTTTGTTAGCTCATTCCATTTCAGAAGCTTGAAATGGCTGTATTTTTGGACATAAatcctcattttaaaatgcataccTGAAGTCATCTCTGCATAGAGAATCCTCGATTCTGCGTGTTCAACTGTACACAACACAGAAGGAGAAATacctgtctctgctgcagtaAGAGCCTCAGCTTGTCCCCACCCCAGTTCTTATCCACAAACCCGTTTGCAGAATATGCACACACCAGCAGGAGACACTGCTGCCATTTGTATAGCTGCTTTTTCATCCCAGTAGTGTGACCCAGTGCAGAAATTCACTATTAAAAAgacacagaagcagcacagatgCTTGCTCCTCATTATCTCTAAGAAAGCTGCCATAGCCACTTTTCTCTTACAATATCCACTTTCAGGAAAATCAAAGACTTCTCAGTATACCAGAACCATCTTCCAGACAGTGATGTGGATCTCAGCCTTGCAGGAACTGAACAGCAGTAACCTTAGATTGTGCTATCAAAATAAAGGgtttacagaaatgtttgtaGAAAAGTCCCTAAACATGAAGTTTGAGTGGTTTTGCTACTGTTTTGAAATGCAGACAAAACTTTCTGGAACATTTGTAAAATGTCACAGACGTGCCAAACAAGCTTCATTCATAAAGCTGGGTGACACACAGCCATTGCACTGTGCGTGGCATTCACAACTTAGTTTTGTTTAAGCTTAGGATACAACACAGCACTTCCAACATGTATGCTGATGAAGTTTTAAAGATCATGAAAATATCTTCACATCTGATCCACAAAAACGGTCACGGTACATCAAAAAATATGACCTCTGCAAATTTTTCCAATCTGGTCATGATCTGTGTTATTCTGAGAGCAGAACCTGCTGCTTCTCATGGTCATTTATCATccaaagaaaactgcaaattaaAACACACCCTTTCCTGTGGAATACCTGGCATTAGGAAAGGTTGGTCCTGCAATCATTTCCCATGAGAAAAGAGATACAGGGCACTGCTCACAAGCCACAGCTGATGGGAAGGTGTAATTATTTGGTATTGAGGCCCTGGGACATGGAAGCAGAATTGACATGGAAGCAGAACTGAAGTGCTTTGCTTGGTCCAATTTTTTGTGTAACTTTATAGATTCACACTGTGTcacagagctgcctctgtgctgttCACAAGAACCACTTACCAGTAGATTTCTGCCTGTCTTATTATTTCTTATTCAAAACCCTGAGAGGTACATTTTAAGTATCATTAGCCACGCTCTGGAATCTTAAAGAATTGTTTCCTAAGATACACCATACgcagaataaattttaaaaaataaaattactgtacTGGCTTCATATAGACTCTACACATGACGTCTCAGGGAAGTTTATTAGCACGAAAAGGAGCTATTTACCTGTTCATCTTCACTGTCTGTCCCACCTAAACTCAAAGAGCTATGACGCTGAACAGGGTTGGAGGACTGTGGGATAAAATGAGGAAGAGGTTAAGTCAAGGGAAGTATCACACTGAACTATCTCGAGCTGGATATCCAGTGCTAATTACGAGaaaacacaagaggaaaaataaaggaagggTCACTGGGTCCCTGCCTTACACAGTaggtttaatttcttcattgGCATCAAACATAAAGTAGGGGAGATTTCTTCTGCATTGAGATATGCCAGAAAGGTTGACCACAGGAggcaatatattttataaagttTTTTTGAGTTATTGTGTTAAAATCATCAGATTTAAAAATTCTCACAAGTTCACTGAAGTCTAAAATCATGCATTTGCCAATGATAGAGGTCACAGTCCTGGTCTGCataaaagcatggaaaattGTACCCAGAAAGGGTATTTGTAGGGTCACTTTCTAGGTATACCTCAGAGTGACAAGTCCACAATCCACCTAGGTAATTTCTTCTGGCTCCAACTGATCTGTACCATCACATTTTATCACAAGCAAGCAAAAAGgtcttccctttctccaggcagattttatcttttctgtatGGATGGTCACTAAGGTGACATGACAATTATACCTCATTTGGTGAAACTGTCAGAACTTCATGAAGGGTTGACATTTCAGGAGGGCTTCTAGGTAAACCATCATCTTCAGAAACAGCACCTGCATCTTCCAGTTTTTTCCCAGTTATAACAAGAGGAGGTGATCCAAGTCTGatgttctgctgcagctgaagctgtGGTTGAAATTTAGACAACAGACTTTCAATTGTACAATTTAAAAGGGGATGTTCTGCACATTGTAACCCAGATGCTCCTATTAGATATGCAGAATCTTTTagttaaacagaaaaaattgaaGTAACAGACCATTTATAGAAAAGAGccattaataaaattttatctaGCGACATTCATCAAGGACCCATCATTAAAACTGGTGTTggtataaaattaaaatcaaaatcagttttattcAGTAAGTTACCAAAGGAATACAGGAATTTCACCATTCCAGAAAGTTTACTACAGTTTAActccatttaaattaaaaactttcaaaattcTAGATTTAATTCTTCAGTCACACAAATTTAAGTATTTAGTCACACGAAGTATTGCCAGTCAGCATTCCCA
Coding sequences:
- the KIAA1210 gene encoding acrosomal protein KIAA1210 homolog isoform X6, producing the protein MATGPTEVTQSPETGDTVEECTGKKKSKFQTFKNFFAKKKRKEPPPPRGESNLKPCQSSSDVSVAVLDTTALHSPKEAGPKGSMGNKALSHDSVFIFESSPGNAAGDILSQENIPGRVKTLQLQLQQNIRLGSPPLVITGKKLEDAGAVSEDDGLPRSPPEMSTLHEVLTVSPNESSNPVQRHSSLSLGGTDSEDEQLPSGASSRPISPLSSATLGTPISQGSNFLPVDFTIPASPLGCLDTSAARHRIAINPRKQKGFTNKHQLPLQVEQLENEACLPATPERKRNSTELLESDKHKSDWEGLSAQMGHCAKGGGFKEIPGIETPTDAARDSYDSTLVAEDPCALLQENGCLPDVDHRYKAATLLLRPEPSPVNLEEHHRAKVSYSAAGSANELKVLQQSTSAEVPALPELQQLEGEAVVSPDIPAVDLFSSGVETVGRDILPDVAQTSSVNSVDPNIKAQEKGDPLFTGKEELCFGTTENHSNHAVSDTALRTPQVAVADSESCSDIKTVAVLRPEKSSVAKNDKGTCEIMEFQLFKDNVEKKIDTAASVSKAVCVVPCSKLEVCFKAETVPVSKVNQGSQHANTSYISEKLSIGCLASSSLSGLKSNISSDADSKEYQIGSTASHRRTAEGSQSSDENVKSPLKTASAKPVRFTIAPAWQRSLSGGSNSKEDSYSKSSPTSPIRPEFFEGMTKEHTRFDAVLQESAKTSSDRFDRDCKDRDLHLNSFMEWADHETQNLESPFGVRLRRTSSLLKYQNESCVEPPKLIPSAFPIASFASVKEDQKLMDNGKPSPSLPVSTKSVVKKPDLQEDKNPPKARSEEVAKKQNGHKPSEKVSPYLETTSSEPAWVSMAKLKQKGFQDHPLAKEHKDEDKALTKVEQEEQEFCISENTLKKNMPSSSQDKKTQMKTGVSAAAGKAGPISQEASVVPAVEKEARHSSNLPMTPCSPAEPPWLSLAKKKAKAWSEMPQIVQ
- the KIAA1210 gene encoding acrosomal protein KIAA1210 homolog isoform X3 — translated: MLQNSDYIMATGPTEVTQSPETGDTVEECTGKKKSKFQTFKNFFAKKKRKEPPPPRGESNLKPCQSSSDVSVAVLDTTALHSPKEAGPKGSMGNKALSHDSVFIFESSPGNAAGDILSQENIPGRVKTLQLQLQQNIRLGSPPLVITGKKLEDAGAVSEDDGLPRSPPEMSTLHEVLTVSPNESSNPVQRHSSLSLGGTDSEDEQLPSGASSRPISPLSSATLGTPISQGSNFLPVDFTIPASPLGCLDTSAARHRIAINPRKQKGFTNKHQLPLQVEQLENEACLPATPERKRNSTELLESDKHKSDWEGLSAQMGHCAKGGGFKEIPGIETPTDAARDSYDSTLVAEDPCALLQENGCLPDVDHRYKAATLLLRPEPSPVNLEEHHRAKVSYSAAGSANELKVLQQSTSAEVPALPELQQLEGEAVVSPDIPAVDLFSSGVETVGRDILPDVAQTSSVNSVDPNIKAQEKGDPLFTGKEELCFGTTENHSNHAVSDTALRTPQVAVADSESCSDIKTVAVLRPEKSSVAKNDKGTCEIMEFQLFKDNVEKKIDTAASVSKAVCVVPCSKLEVCFKAETVPVSKVNQGSQHANTSYISEKLSIGCLASSSLSGLKSNISSDADSKEYQIGSTASHRRTAEGSQSSDENVKSPLKTASAKPVRFTIAPAWQRSLSGGSNSKEDSYSKSSPTSPIRPEFFEGMTKEHTRFDAVLQESAKTSSDRFDRDCKDRDLHLNSFMEWADHETQNLESPFGVRLRRTSSLLKYQNESCVEPPKLIPSAFPIASFASVKEDQKLMDNGKPSPSLPVSTKSVVKKPDLQEDKNPPKARSEEVAKKQNGHKPSEKVSPYLETTSSEPAWVSMAKLKQKGFQDHPLAKEHKDEDKALTKVEQEEQEFCISENTLKKNMPSSSQDKKTQMKTGVSAAAGKAGPISQEASVVPAVEKEARHSSNLPMTPCSPAEPPWLSLAKKKAKAWSEMPQIVQ
- the KIAA1210 gene encoding acrosomal protein KIAA1210 homolog isoform X4 — encoded protein: MEEPSDYIMATGPTEVTQSPETGDTVEECTGKKKSKFQTFKNFFAKKKRKEPPPPRGESNLKPCQSSSDVSVAVLDTTALHSPKEAGPKGSMGNKALSHDSVFIFESSPGNAAGDILSQENIPGRVKTLQLQLQQNIRLGSPPLVITGKKLEDAGAVSEDDGLPRSPPEMSTLHEVLTVSPNESSNPVQRHSSLSLGGTDSEDEQLPSGASSRPISPLSSATLGTPISQGSNFLPVDFTIPASPLGCLDTSAARHRIAINPRKQKGFTNKHQLPLQVEQLENEACLPATPERKRNSTELLESDKHKSDWEGLSAQMGHCAKGGGFKEIPGIETPTDAARDSYDSTLVAEDPCALLQENGCLPDVDHRYKAATLLLRPEPSPVNLEEHHRAKVSYSAAGSANELKVLQQSTSAEVPALPELQQLEGEAVVSPDIPAVDLFSSGVETVGRDILPDVAQTSSVNSVDPNIKAQEKGDPLFTGKEELCFGTTENHSNHAVSDTALRTPQVAVADSESCSDIKTVAVLRPEKSSVAKNDKGTCEIMEFQLFKDNVEKKIDTAASVSKAVCVVPCSKLEVCFKAETVPVSKVNQGSQHANTSYISEKLSIGCLASSSLSGLKSNISSDADSKEYQIGSTASHRRTAEGSQSSDENVKSPLKTASAKPVRFTIAPAWQRSLSGGSNSKEDSYSKSSPTSPIRPEFFEGMTKEHTRFDAVLQESAKTSSDRFDRDCKDRDLHLNSFMEWADHETQNLESPFGVRLRRTSSLLKYQNESCVEPPKLIPSAFPIASFASVKEDQKLMDNGKPSPSLPVSTKSVVKKPDLQEDKNPPKARSEEVAKKQNGHKPSEKVSPYLETTSSEPAWVSMAKLKQKGFQDHPLAKEHKDEDKALTKVEQEEQEFCISENTLKKNMPSSSQDKKTQMKTGVSAAAGKAGPISQEASVVPAVEKEARHSSNLPMTPCSPAEPPWLSLAKKKAKAWSEMPQIVQ
- the KIAA1210 gene encoding acrosomal protein KIAA1210 homolog isoform X2 is translated as MIHFNCIVILVCTAAFGDYIMATGPTEVTQSPETGDTVEECTGKKKSKFQTFKNFFAKKKRKEPPPPRGESNLKPCQSSSDVSVAVLDTTALHSPKEAGPKGSMGNKALSHDSVFIFESSPGNAAGDILSQENIPGRVKTLQLQLQQNIRLGSPPLVITGKKLEDAGAVSEDDGLPRSPPEMSTLHEVLTVSPNESSNPVQRHSSLSLGGTDSEDEQLPSGASSRPISPLSSATLGTPISQGSNFLPVDFTIPASPLGCLDTSAARHRIAINPRKQKGFTNKHQLPLQVEQLENEACLPATPERKRNSTELLESDKHKSDWEGLSAQMGHCAKGGGFKEIPGIETPTDAARDSYDSTLVAEDPCALLQENGCLPDVDHRYKAATLLLRPEPSPVNLEEHHRAKVSYSAAGSANELKVLQQSTSAEVPALPELQQLEGEAVVSPDIPAVDLFSSGVETVGRDILPDVAQTSSVNSVDPNIKAQEKGDPLFTGKEELCFGTTENHSNHAVSDTALRTPQVAVADSESCSDIKTVAVLRPEKSSVAKNDKGTCEIMEFQLFKDNVEKKIDTAASVSKAVCVVPCSKLEVCFKAETVPVSKVNQGSQHANTSYISEKLSIGCLASSSLSGLKSNISSDADSKEYQIGSTASHRRTAEGSQSSDENVKSPLKTASAKPVRFTIAPAWQRSLSGGSNSKEDSYSKSSPTSPIRPEFFEGMTKEHTRFDAVLQESAKTSSDRFDRDCKDRDLHLNSFMEWADHETQNLESPFGVRLRRTSSLLKYQNESCVEPPKLIPSAFPIASFASVKEDQKLMDNGKPSPSLPVSTKSVVKKPDLQEDKNPPKARSEEVAKKQNGHKPSEKVSPYLETTSSEPAWVSMAKLKQKGFQDHPLAKEHKDEDKALTKVEQEEQEFCISENTLKKNMPSSSQDKKTQMKTGVSAAAGKAGPISQEASVVPAVEKEARHSSNLPMTPCSPAEPPWLSLAKKKAKAWSEMPQIVQ